The Marispirochaeta aestuarii genome contains the following window.
TGATGCCATCGCCAATAAGAAATTCCTGGATTCTGCAACAAAGGAACTGGAGCAGATTACCGGTCAGCATGCGGTGAAAACCAAGGCCCGGAAATCCATAGCCAACTTCAAGCTTCGTGAAGGTATGGAGATAGGCGCAAAGGTTACATTGCGGGGAAATTACATGTGGGAGTTTCTCGAGAGACTGTTGAATGTAGCTCTGCCTCGTGTAAAGGACTTCCGGGGAGTCAATCCCAAAGCCTTCGACGGAAAAGGGAACTACGCTCTCGGTATCCAGGAGCAGATTATTTTTCCTGAAATTGATTACGACAAGATCGAACGGGTCAGCGGGCTTAATGTTGCAATCGTAACCAGCGCAAAGAACGACGACGAGGCTCGTAGTCTTCTGCAGAAGCTCGGAATGCCCTTCAGGAAATAGGAGTAAACGAGATGGCTAAGAAATCAATGATAATAAAAGCAGCGCGGAAGCCGAAGTTTATGACCAGAAAGGTTAACAGGTGTCGTGTCTGCGGACGTCCCCGGGGATATATGCGCAAATTCCAGATGTGCAGGGTCTGTTTTCGCA
Protein-coding sequences here:
- the rplE gene encoding 50S ribosomal protein L5, which translates into the protein MAEYTPRLKKVYLETVRKELVEEFGYKSPMQIPRVEKVSVSVGVGDAIANKKFLDSATKELEQITGQHAVKTKARKSIANFKLREGMEIGAKVTLRGNYMWEFLERLLNVALPRVKDFRGVNPKAFDGKGNYALGIQEQIIFPEIDYDKIERVSGLNVAIVTSAKNDDEARSLLQKLGMPFRK
- a CDS encoding type Z 30S ribosomal protein S14 codes for the protein MAKKSMIIKAARKPKFMTRKVNRCRVCGRPRGYMRKFQMCRVCFRKYASEGLIPGVTKSSW